Proteins found in one Abyssibius alkaniclasticus genomic segment:
- a CDS encoding GSU2403 family nucleotidyltransferase fold protein — MEPFRYHSHIGQSAWTDLRRLLLDEAVSDLRGMPTLKRIGGRKYWYDRYRLGTKTVDKYIGEDGDALRARLERHKQAKSERDEARRQRSRLMQVLRAEGYLAPDVATGQVIAALAQAGVFRLGGTIVGTQAFRAYEGELGVQIGFDQSAQTDDIDIASFERLSLALGDQVSTELQEVFAGLKFNPLPAMQPGHVWRWMQSHRQTQVEFLTPSFSDDEDLRKLPALGVSAQSLHFLNYLIAEPITVPLLYRSGVLVQVPRAERYAIHKLIVATRRRPGEGQQKARKDRAQADFLVRFLAEERPDALAEAYQQARNAGSAWRKAIDQSLAQLPATAAALASLPG; from the coding sequence ATGGAACCATTCAGATACCACTCGCATATCGGCCAATCCGCCTGGACGGATCTGCGGCGCCTGCTGCTGGATGAGGCGGTCAGCGATCTTCGCGGAATGCCGACGCTCAAGCGAATTGGCGGACGAAAATACTGGTATGACCGCTATCGCCTTGGCACGAAAACCGTCGACAAATATATCGGCGAGGATGGTGACGCGTTGCGCGCACGGCTGGAGCGGCACAAGCAGGCCAAATCCGAACGCGATGAGGCCCGCCGCCAGCGCAGTCGTCTGATGCAGGTTTTGCGCGCCGAGGGGTATCTGGCGCCGGATGTCGCGACCGGCCAAGTCATCGCAGCTCTTGCACAGGCCGGGGTTTTCCGGCTTGGCGGCACGATTGTGGGCACGCAGGCCTTTCGCGCCTATGAGGGCGAGCTTGGCGTGCAGATCGGGTTTGACCAATCCGCCCAGACCGATGACATCGACATTGCCAGTTTCGAGCGGCTTTCGCTGGCGCTTGGCGATCAGGTCAGCACCGAGTTGCAAGAGGTTTTTGCCGGGCTGAAGTTCAACCCGCTTCCGGCCATGCAGCCCGGCCATGTCTGGCGATGGATGCAGTCGCACCGGCAAACGCAGGTCGAATTTCTGACACCGTCATTTTCCGATGATGAAGATTTGCGCAAGTTGCCTGCTCTGGGCGTTTCGGCGCAATCGCTGCATTTTCTGAACTATCTGATCGCAGAACCGATCACCGTGCCGCTGCTCTATCGCAGCGGCGTGCTTGTCCAGGTGCCACGCGCCGAACGCTATGCCATTCACAAACTGATCGTCGCCACACGAAGGCGCCCAGGCGAAGGCCAGCAAAAGGCCCGCAAAGACCGCGCGCAGGCTGATTTTCTTGTGCGTTTTCTGGCCGAAGAACGCCCCGATGCACTCGCCGAGGCCTATCAGCAGGCCCGCAACGCTGGCAGCGCATGGCGCAAGGCGATTGATCAAAGCCTTGCACAATTGCCTGCAACCGCTGCTGCTTTGGCATCGCTTCCGGGCTAG
- a CDS encoding TIGR01459 family HAD-type hydrolase: MTEIIASLGDIARRYDVLLCDLWGCLHDGIHPFPDAVAALQAFRTAGGRVVLLTNAPRPEAAVRAHLNAMGVPTDCYDVIVSSGDAAQEAMLAGLVGDKVFHIGAKADENFFTTFSDDIVQRITIARVPLDQAEGVICTGLADDRVETPDMYREVLLGAKARGLKMICANPDIMVDKGENRLYCAGALAALYEEMGGEALYFGKPHAPVYELARRRLAAMDGKLPVDERMLCIGDGIATDVQGGMAEGLETLFITGGLAGPDIPLENGMPDAAALQAYLARHQQSPTAAIGFLR; this comes from the coding sequence ATGACCGAGATTATCGCAAGCCTGGGCGATATTGCCCGCCGCTACGACGTGCTTTTATGCGACCTTTGGGGCTGTCTGCATGACGGTATCCACCCCTTCCCCGATGCTGTGGCCGCGTTGCAGGCATTTCGCACAGCTGGCGGGCGGGTGGTTCTGCTGACCAATGCGCCGCGCCCCGAAGCCGCGGTGCGCGCGCATCTCAATGCTATGGGCGTGCCAACCGATTGCTACGATGTCATCGTAAGCTCGGGCGATGCCGCACAGGAAGCGATGCTGGCCGGATTGGTTGGTGACAAGGTGTTCCATATCGGCGCCAAGGCCGATGAGAATTTCTTTACGACCTTTTCGGATGACATTGTTCAGCGCATAACCATTGCCCGCGTGCCGCTGGATCAGGCCGAAGGTGTAATTTGCACCGGGCTGGCCGATGACAGGGTTGAAACGCCGGATATGTATCGCGAGGTGCTGCTGGGCGCCAAGGCGCGCGGGCTGAAGATGATCTGCGCGAACCCCGATATCATGGTCGACAAGGGCGAAAACCGGCTTTACTGCGCCGGGGCTCTGGCCGCGCTTTACGAGGAAATGGGTGGCGAGGCGCTGTATTTCGGCAAGCCCCACGCCCCGGTCTATGAACTCGCCCGCCGCCGCCTTGCCGCGATGGATGGCAAACTGCCGGTGGATGAGCGGATGCTCTGCATAGGTGACGGGATTGCCACCGATGTGCAGGGCGGCATGGCCGAGGGGCTGGAAACATTGTTCATTACCGGCGGGCTGGCCGGACCGGACATTCCGCTGGAAAACGGGATGCCCGATGCGGCGGCCTTGCAGGCCTATCTGGCCAGGCACCAGCAATCGCCCACCGCTGCAATTGGGTTTTTGCGGTAA
- a CDS encoding bifunctional riboflavin kinase/FAD synthetase — protein MQVFNSFHAIPKAARESSAAMGNFDGVHIGHRAVIERARHADMPLAVVSFEPHPRQYFAPDGPPFRLMSPATKAHRLEKLGVDLLFDLPFNADLANLSARDFVRDVLADGLGLARVVVGADFRFGKGREGSADMLQALGEEFGIEVEIAPLVQAEAEDVSSTAIRTALAAGRPRDAAKMLDHWHRINGIVIKGDQRGRALGYPTANMALVDLHLPRLGIYAVWVDVLTGPHKGAYRGAASIGTRPTFGENIPNLEVFIFDFEGDLYGAELSVALVDYLRPELKFDGIDALVAQMQNDCARIAAILDAE, from the coding sequence ATGCAGGTTTTTAACTCATTTCACGCAATCCCCAAGGCTGCGCGCGAATCCTCTGCCGCGATGGGGAATTTCGATGGTGTCCATATCGGCCACCGCGCGGTAATCGAGCGTGCGCGCCATGCCGATATGCCGCTGGCCGTGGTGAGCTTCGAGCCGCATCCGCGCCAGTATTTCGCCCCCGATGGCCCGCCCTTCCGGCTGATGAGCCCGGCCACCAAGGCGCACCGGCTGGAAAAGCTTGGGGTCGATCTGCTGTTCGATCTGCCGTTCAACGCCGATCTGGCCAACCTTTCGGCGCGCGACTTCGTGCGCGATGTTCTGGCCGACGGGCTTGGCCTGGCCCGTGTGGTGGTGGGCGCCGATTTTCGCTTTGGCAAGGGGCGTGAGGGCAGTGCAGACATGCTGCAGGCCCTGGGCGAAGAATTTGGCATCGAGGTTGAAATTGCGCCGCTCGTGCAGGCCGAGGCCGAAGATGTATCCTCGACCGCGATCCGCACCGCCCTGGCGGCGGGCCGCCCGCGCGATGCCGCCAAAATGCTCGACCACTGGCACCGGATCAACGGCATTGTCATCAAGGGCGACCAGCGTGGCCGCGCGCTTGGTTATCCCACCGCCAATATGGCGCTTGTCGATCTGCACCTGCCGCGCCTTGGCATTTATGCCGTCTGGGTCGATGTGTTGACCGGGCCGCATAAAGGCGCTTATCGCGGGGCGGCCAGCATTGGAACGCGGCCCACTTTTGGCGAAAATATCCCGAATCTCGAAGTGTTCATCTTCGATTTTGAGGGTGATTTATACGGGGCCGAACTTTCGGTCGCGCTGGTCGACTACCTCCGCCCCGAGCTGAAGTTTGACGGGATTGATGCGCTGGTTGCGCAAATGCAGAATGACTGCGCCCGCATCGCCGCCATTCTGGACGCTGAATGA
- a CDS encoding co-chaperone GroES, which translates to MAFTPLHDRILVRRIEGEEKTKGGLIIPDSAKEKPSEAEVISVGAGARKDSGELIPMDVKAGDRILFGKWSGTEIKLDGEDLLIMKESDVLGIIS; encoded by the coding sequence ATGGCATTCACTCCTCTGCATGACCGTATCCTGGTCCGTCGCATTGAAGGCGAAGAGAAAACCAAGGGCGGGCTGATCATTCCTGATTCCGCCAAAGAAAAACCCTCCGAAGCCGAAGTCATTTCGGTTGGCGCAGGCGCACGCAAAGACAGCGGCGAGCTGATCCCGATGGACGTTAAAGCCGGCGATCGCATCCTGTTTGGCAAATGGTCGGGCACCGAGATCAAACTCGACGGTGAAGACCTGCTGATCATGAAAGAAAGCGACGTGCTTGGGATTATTTCCTAA
- a CDS encoding threonine aldolase family protein, with translation MIFSSDNAAPAAPEVMQAMLAANEGHAASYGGDEIMTRVSARIRKIFEAPEAAVYLVPTGTSANALALATICPPWATIYCATHAHIAEDECAAPEFYTGGAKLSLIAGDDARMDVEALARALKYAAPAGVHNVQRGAVSMSTVTEMGAVYSLEHMRAIADLAHMHDLPVHLDGARFANALVALGCTPAEMSWKAGVDVLSFGGTKNGLMGVEAVVFFDPKQAWEFELRRKRGGHLFSKHRYLSAQMEAYLADDLWLKLAARANEATQRLATGLAACEGFSLLHPAEANMIFASWPRRAHDALAAAGAKYYQWPHDAEATGPADELISARLVTSWHTTDAEIARFTSVFASAR, from the coding sequence ATGATCTTTTCATCCGACAATGCCGCTCCGGCCGCCCCCGAAGTGATGCAGGCCATGCTGGCCGCCAATGAGGGCCATGCGGCATCCTATGGTGGCGACGAGATCATGACGCGGGTGAGCGCGCGCATTCGAAAGATATTTGAAGCGCCTGAGGCTGCGGTCTATCTCGTGCCCACCGGCACCTCGGCCAATGCGCTGGCTCTGGCCACAATCTGCCCGCCCTGGGCGACGATTTACTGCGCCACCCATGCCCATATTGCCGAAGATGAATGCGCAGCCCCCGAGTTTTACACCGGCGGCGCCAAGCTCAGCCTGATCGCGGGCGATGATGCACGCATGGATGTGGAGGCCCTCGCCAGGGCGCTGAAATATGCCGCCCCGGCGGGTGTGCATAATGTGCAGCGCGGCGCGGTTTCCATGTCGACCGTTACCGAAATGGGCGCGGTTTACAGCCTTGAGCATATGCGCGCGATAGCCGATCTGGCGCATATGCATGACCTGCCCGTGCATCTGGACGGCGCGCGCTTTGCCAATGCGCTGGTGGCGCTTGGCTGCACCCCCGCCGAGATGAGCTGGAAGGCGGGGGTTGATGTGCTGTCATTCGGTGGCACGAAGAACGGGCTGATGGGTGTGGAAGCCGTGGTGTTCTTTGACCCGAAACAGGCCTGGGAGTTTGAATTGCGGCGCAAGCGCGGCGGGCATCTGTTTTCCAAACACCGCTATCTGTCGGCCCAGATGGAGGCTTATCTGGCCGATGATCTGTGGCTGAAACTGGCCGCCCGCGCCAATGAAGCGACGCAGCGCCTGGCGACGGGTCTGGCCGCCTGCGAAGGCTTTTCACTGCTGCACCCGGCCGAGGCGAACATGATTTTCGCCTCCTGGCCGCGCCGCGCGCATGATGCTCTGGCCGCAGCAGGCGCCAAATATTACCAATGGCCGCATGATGCCGAAGCGACTGGCCCCGCCGATGAACTCATCTCTGCGCGGCTGGTCACAAGCTGGCATACAACCGATGCCGAAATCGCCCGCTTTACCAGCGTGTTTGCATCAGCCAGGTAG
- a CDS encoding 2-hydroxychromene-2-carboxylate isomerase, with protein sequence MAQIDYFFTPLSPYTYLAGTRLEQIAAQSGADITYRPILLAKVFEATGGVALPQRHESRQAYRFQDLARSAAMEGLAINLRPAHFPTNPVPASCAIIAAQDAGGGNLGALCHSLCRAVWAEERDISQDEVIAACLTAAGFDAGLATSGMLSGVDVLERNTQDAIKAGVFGSPSYVVGDQVFWGHDRLAHLAAHLG encoded by the coding sequence ATGGCGCAGATCGACTATTTTTTTACCCCGCTATCGCCCTATACCTACCTTGCAGGGACACGGTTAGAGCAAATTGCAGCCCAGAGTGGCGCGGACATAACCTATCGGCCGATTCTACTGGCCAAAGTGTTCGAGGCAACGGGCGGTGTGGCCCTGCCGCAGCGCCACGAATCACGCCAGGCCTATCGGTTCCAGGATCTTGCGCGTTCCGCAGCAATGGAAGGTTTGGCGATCAACCTTCGCCCGGCGCATTTTCCCACCAACCCCGTGCCGGCAAGCTGCGCCATTATTGCCGCGCAAGATGCGGGTGGCGGCAATCTGGGCGCGCTCTGCCACAGCCTGTGCCGCGCGGTCTGGGCGGAAGAGCGTGACATCTCCCAGGATGAGGTGATTGCAGCCTGCCTGACAGCGGCAGGGTTTGACGCCGGGCTTGCCACATCGGGGATGCTGTCGGGCGTCGATGTGCTGGAGCGTAACACGCAGGACGCCATCAAGGCGGGCGTGTTTGGCTCGCCCAGCTATGTGGTGGGCGATCAGGTATTTTGGGGCCATGACCGGCTGGCACATCTGGCCGCGCATTTGGGCTGA
- a CDS encoding ribose-phosphate pyrophosphokinase, whose translation MSRSLQPKLISGNANQSLAKTIARRMSLHSGGKVELIKARVERFNDQEIFVEVYDNVRGEDMFIIQPTSNPANDNLMELLIMTDALRRSSAARITAVIPYFGYARQDRRTKARTPISAKLVANLIAQAGVERVLTMDLHAAQIQGFFDIPVDNLYASPVFALDVKHHFKDLNQITVVSPDVGGVARARELAERIGADLAIVDKRRSGPGEVESLNVIGDIKGRICVIIDDIVDTAGTLCKAADLLIEKGAKEVHAYISHGVLSGPAVERITASSMKSLVVTDSIESNGAVKKCKKIRFVPTAPMFAQAIVNISNGTSVSSLFDDNTLGPLYEAYYPGA comes from the coding sequence ATGAGCCGCAGCCTGCAACCCAAACTGATTTCCGGAAATGCCAACCAGTCGCTGGCCAAAACCATTGCGCGGCGGATGAGCCTGCATTCCGGCGGAAAAGTGGAATTGATCAAGGCGCGGGTCGAACGCTTCAACGATCAGGAAATTTTTGTCGAGGTTTATGACAATGTGCGCGGCGAGGATATGTTCATCATCCAGCCAACCTCGAACCCTGCAAACGACAACCTGATGGAACTGCTGATCATGACCGATGCCTTGCGCCGCTCTTCTGCTGCGCGCATCACCGCCGTCATTCCCTATTTCGGCTATGCCCGGCAAGACCGCCGCACAAAGGCGCGCACGCCGATTTCGGCCAAGCTGGTGGCCAACCTCATCGCGCAAGCGGGTGTCGAACGGGTGCTGACAATGGATTTGCACGCCGCACAGATTCAGGGCTTTTTCGATATTCCGGTCGATAACCTCTACGCCTCGCCGGTTTTTGCGCTGGATGTGAAGCATCACTTCAAGGACCTGAACCAGATCACCGTTGTCTCGCCCGATGTGGGCGGCGTGGCGCGGGCGCGCGAACTGGCCGAACGCATTGGCGCCGATCTGGCGATCGTCGACAAACGCCGCTCGGGCCCCGGTGAGGTGGAAAGCCTGAACGTTATTGGCGACATCAAGGGCCGCATCTGTGTGATCATCGACGATATCGTCGACACGGCAGGCACCCTGTGCAAAGCCGCCGATCTGCTCATCGAGAAGGGCGCCAAGGAAGTTCATGCCTATATCAGCCACGGGGTTTTGTCGGGCCCGGCGGTGGAGCGCATTACCGCAAGCTCGATGAAATCACTGGTGGTGACGGATTCGATTGAATCCAACGGCGCAGTGAAAAAATGCAAGAAAATCCGCTTCGTGCCGACCGCGCCAATGTTTGCGCAGGCGATTGTAAACATCTCCAATGGCACCTCGGTTTCGAGCCTGTTTGATGACAATACGCTTGGCCCCCTCTACGAGGCCTACTATCCCGGCGCCTAA
- the groL gene encoding chaperonin GroEL (60 kDa chaperone family; promotes refolding of misfolded polypeptides especially under stressful conditions; forms two stacked rings of heptamers to form a barrel-shaped 14mer; ends can be capped by GroES; misfolded proteins enter the barrel where they are refolded when GroES binds), which translates to MAAKDVKFDTDARNRMLKGVDILANAVKVTLGPKGRNVVIDKSFGAPRITKDGVTVAKEIELENKFENMGAQMVKEVASRTNDTAGDGTTTATVLAQAIVREGLKSVAAGMNPMDLKRGIDLAVTNVVASIKAAARPVADSDEVAQVGTISANGESEIGRQIADAMQKVGNEGVITVEENKGLETETEVVEGMQFDRGYLSPYFVTNPEKMVVEMEDALILLHEKKLSSLQPMVPLLETVIQSGKPLLIIAEDVDGEALATLVVNRLRGGLKVAAVKAPGFGDRRKAMLQDIAILTGGQVISEDLGMKLENVGLDMLGTAKKVTITKDETTIVDGHGEKSEIEARVTQIKQQIEETSSDYDREKLQERLAKLAGGVAVIRVGGNTEIEVKERKDRVDDALNATRAAVQEGIVVGGGVALVQAGKKLADLKGANSDQDAGIKIVRRALEAPLRQIADNAGVDGAVVAGKIRESSDLSFGFNAQTEEYGDMFKFGVIDPAKVVRTALEDAASVAGLLITTEAMIADKPEPKGQGGAGGGMPDMGGMGGMGGMM; encoded by the coding sequence ATGGCTGCAAAAGACGTAAAATTTGACACCGATGCCCGGAACCGGATGCTGAAAGGCGTCGACATTCTGGCCAACGCCGTCAAAGTGACCCTTGGGCCCAAAGGCCGCAACGTGGTTATCGACAAAAGCTTTGGTGCACCGCGCATCACCAAGGACGGTGTGACCGTTGCCAAAGAAATCGAACTGGAAAACAAGTTCGAGAACATGGGCGCGCAGATGGTGAAAGAAGTCGCCAGCCGCACCAATGACACGGCCGGTGACGGCACCACCACCGCAACCGTTCTGGCCCAGGCCATTGTGCGCGAAGGCCTGAAATCGGTTGCCGCCGGCATGAACCCGATGGATTTGAAACGCGGCATCGACCTGGCTGTGACCAATGTCGTCGCCTCGATCAAAGCGGCTGCACGCCCCGTTGCCGATAGCGACGAAGTTGCACAGGTTGGCACCATTTCGGCCAACGGCGAATCTGAAATCGGCCGCCAGATTGCGGATGCGATGCAGAAAGTCGGCAACGAAGGTGTGATCACCGTCGAAGAGAACAAGGGTCTGGAAACAGAAACCGAAGTTGTTGAAGGTATGCAGTTCGACCGCGGCTACCTGTCGCCCTATTTCGTGACCAACCCTGAAAAAATGGTTGTCGAAATGGAAGACGCGCTGATCCTGTTGCACGAGAAGAAACTCTCCTCGTTGCAGCCGATGGTGCCGCTCTTGGAAACCGTTATCCAGTCGGGCAAGCCGCTGCTGATCATCGCTGAAGATGTTGACGGCGAGGCGCTGGCAACCCTCGTTGTGAACCGTCTGCGTGGTGGCCTCAAAGTGGCAGCCGTGAAAGCCCCCGGCTTTGGCGACCGTCGCAAAGCCATGCTGCAGGACATTGCCATTCTGACCGGTGGTCAGGTGATCTCTGAAGATCTGGGCATGAAACTGGAAAATGTTGGCCTCGATATGCTTGGCACCGCCAAGAAAGTGACCATCACCAAGGACGAAACCACCATTGTGGACGGTCATGGCGAGAAGTCGGAAATCGAAGCCCGCGTGACCCAGATCAAACAGCAGATCGAAGAAACCAGCTCCGATTATGACCGCGAAAAACTGCAGGAACGTCTGGCCAAACTGGCTGGCGGCGTTGCGGTAATTCGTGTTGGTGGCAACACCGAGATCGAAGTGAAAGAGCGCAAAGACCGCGTTGACGATGCGCTGAACGCAACCCGTGCAGCCGTGCAAGAAGGCATTGTTGTGGGTGGTGGTGTTGCGCTTGTGCAGGCCGGCAAGAAACTGGCCGACCTGAAGGGCGCAAACTCTGACCAGGACGCCGGTATCAAAATCGTGCGTCGTGCTTTGGAAGCGCCCTTGCGCCAGATCGCCGACAATGCCGGTGTTGACGGGGCCGTTGTTGCGGGCAAAATCCGCGAAAGCAGCGACCTTTCCTTTGGCTTCAACGCCCAGACCGAAGAATATGGCGACATGTTCAAGTTTGGCGTGATCGACCCCGCCAAAGTGGTGCGCACTGCGCTGGAAGATGCAGCCTCGGTTGCCGGCCTGCTGATCACCACCGAAGCGATGATCGCCGACAAGCCCGAGCCGAAAGGCCAGGGCGGTGCCGGTGGCGGTATGCCCGATATGGGTGGCATGGGCGGCATGGGCGGCATGATGTAA
- a CDS encoding MaoC family dehydratase, which yields MSSLAPRNFEPGTICIEDLEIGMLRELSKVIGDAEIEMFAELSTDHNPVHLDDDYAQQTIFGGRIAHGMLTAGLISAVIGEQLPGHGTVYLRQNLTFMAPVRPGDRVDASVSVREIDYAKRRVTLDCACRVGDTVVLKGDALVMAPSRKFD from the coding sequence ATGTCCAGCCTTGCCCCGCGAAACTTCGAACCCGGCACGATCTGCATCGAGGATCTGGAAATCGGGATGCTGCGCGAATTGTCCAAGGTGATTGGTGATGCGGAAATTGAGATGTTCGCCGAACTTTCGACCGACCATAACCCCGTGCATCTGGACGACGATTACGCCCAGCAAACCATTTTCGGCGGGCGCATCGCGCATGGGATGCTGACCGCCGGGCTGATTTCGGCGGTGATTGGCGAGCAATTACCGGGCCACGGCACGGTTTACCTTCGGCAAAACCTGACCTTCATGGCACCTGTGCGCCCCGGTGACCGGGTTGATGCCAGCGTAAGCGTGCGCGAGATTGACTATGCAAAACGCCGCGTGACCCTTGATTGTGCCTGCCGCGTGGGCGATACCGTGGTGCTGAAAGGCGATGCGCTGGTTATGGCGCCCAGCCGCAAATTCGACTAG
- a CDS encoding YcgN family cysteine cluster protein: protein MRKRFWEKPLESLDREEWEALCDGCGKCCLLKLEDEETGAFAYTRVACRLFDSATCRCGNYPLRRQLVKGCVILTPETLEQNKHWMPATCAYRLRAEGKPLYDWHPLLSGDANSVHEAGVSMKNRTLTEYDVDPDELDAHIIEGML from the coding sequence ATGCGCAAGAGGTTCTGGGAAAAGCCGCTGGAAAGCCTTGATCGCGAAGAATGGGAAGCCCTGTGCGATGGCTGCGGCAAGTGCTGCCTTCTTAAGCTGGAAGACGAGGAGACCGGCGCATTCGCCTATACCCGCGTGGCCTGCCGCCTGTTTGACAGTGCCACCTGCCGCTGTGGCAACTACCCGCTGCGCCGCCAGTTGGTGAAGGGCTGCGTCATCCTTACCCCCGAAACGCTGGAGCAGAACAAGCACTGGATGCCCGCCACCTGCGCCTATCGGCTGCGCGCCGAAGGCAAGCCGCTTTACGACTGGCACCCGCTGCTTTCCGGCGATGCAAATTCGGTGCATGAAGCTGGGGTCTCCATGAAGAACCGCACGCTTACCGAGTATGATGTCGACCCCGACGAGCTTGATGCGCATATCATTGAAGGAATGCTGTAA
- a CDS encoding manganese-dependent inorganic pyrophosphatase, translating to MTIKVFGHKAPDTDSTGAAIIWAWYLNEVRGQGAEAVLLGEPNTEAAFMLKHWDLPKPEIISGVAPGTPVVIVDTNNPAELPEGINDADILAIIDHHKLVGGIETKGPIDMTIRPLACTVTVMHALMGEDAAQMPAWAKGVMLTCILSDTLEFRSPTTTPVDRALAEALAAELEIDIAAYASEMFAAKSDVSRFSEAELLRMDSKEYAVGGVNLRVSVLETTSPQSVLDRKAALMAAMPGVAADDGAEQVLLFVVDILREEATLLVPNDVVKSIAEASFGATVAGDSVVLPGIMSRKKQIIPNLKI from the coding sequence ATGACCATCAAAGTCTTTGGCCACAAGGCCCCCGATACCGACAGCACCGGCGCCGCCATCATCTGGGCGTGGTATTTGAACGAGGTCAGGGGCCAAGGCGCCGAGGCCGTGTTGCTGGGCGAGCCCAATACCGAAGCCGCCTTCATGCTCAAACATTGGGACCTGCCCAAGCCTGAGATTATTTCAGGCGTTGCGCCCGGCACGCCGGTGGTGATCGTTGACACGAACAACCCCGCCGAACTGCCCGAAGGAATCAACGATGCCGATATTCTGGCGATTATCGACCATCACAAGCTTGTTGGCGGGATTGAAACCAAAGGCCCGATCGACATGACCATCCGCCCGCTGGCCTGCACCGTAACCGTGATGCACGCGCTGATGGGAGAGGATGCTGCGCAGATGCCCGCCTGGGCCAAGGGTGTCATGCTCACCTGCATCCTGTCTGACACGCTGGAATTTCGCAGCCCGACCACCACACCCGTTGACCGCGCCCTTGCCGAGGCGCTTGCCGCCGAGCTTGAAATCGACATCGCCGCCTATGCCAGCGAAATGTTCGCCGCAAAATCGGATGTTTCGCGCTTTTCTGAAGCCGAGCTTTTGCGCATGGACAGCAAGGAATATGCGGTTGGCGGGGTAAATCTGCGGGTTTCGGTGCTGGAAACCACCTCGCCGCAATCGGTGCTGGACCGCAAGGCCGCGCTGATGGCGGCCATGCCCGGCGTGGCGGCGGACGACGGTGCCGAGCAGGTTTTGCTGTTCGTTGTCGATATTCTGCGTGAGGAAGCCACGCTTCTGGTGCCCAATGATGTGGTCAAATCCATTGCCGAAGCCAGTTTTGGCGCTACGGTTGCAGGCGATAGCGTGGTGCTGCCCGGCATTATGAGCCGCAAGAAGCAGATCATCCCCAACCTTAAAATCTAG